A window of the bacterium genome harbors these coding sequences:
- the greA gene encoding transcription elongation factor GreA, whose product MAEGNFVYLTRERIVEIEKELKEMKTNGRKAMAEKIAEARAHGDLSENAEYDAAKEEQGLFELKIAKMEDMLSRAREIDPSQFEEGKVHILSRVKIKNLKNGKTFDYLLVSPEEADFQEGKISITSPVGKGLLGTKAGDKVKIQAPAGILDYQILEIS is encoded by the coding sequence ATGGCAGAAGGAAACTTTGTATATCTCACACGGGAAAGAATTGTCGAGATTGAAAAAGAATTAAAAGAAATGAAAACCAACGGCAGGAAAGCAATGGCTGAAAAAATTGCTGAAGCCCGTGCCCACGGTGATCTTTCTGAAAATGCTGAATACGATGCCGCAAAAGAAGAACAAGGTTTATTCGAGCTGAAGATTGCAAAGATGGAAGATATGCTTTCACGTGCGCGAGAAATTGATCCTTCACAATTCGAAGAAGGAAAAGTCCACATTCTGTCCAGGGTAAAAATCAAAAACCTGAAGAACGGAAAAACATTTGATTACCTGCTCGTCTCTCCCGAAGAAGCGGATTTCCAGGAAGGAAAAATTTCCATCACTTCGCCTGTAGGAAAAGGTTTGCTCGGCACTAAAGCCGGTGATAAAGTTAAAATTCAGGCACCTGCAGGTATACTTGATTATCAGATTTTAGAAATAAGTTGA
- a CDS encoding T9SS type A sorting domain-containing protein has protein sequence MFKQIFTVVLLLSSLLIAQENYRPWIKSERERHSRSIQMAKVMYPGDTKIDVTYYGLDLKVTYNPNYISGNVTIGVKSDTSSLNNCFLDLRSFLIVDSVLLNNTTAQYTHSNNKINITLDHTYTQGEPFTLKVYYRGVPDGTGFGGFFFGTHQGTPVIGSLSESYSGPYWWPQKDTPGDKADSSDVWITVADNLVPVSNGSLESIVNNGNGTHTYHWKNHYTIANYLISLAITNYTQYDTYYHYGQSDSMVITNFIYPENFNYVKPFVDETDEMIEVFAQRYGEYPFIQEKYGHAEFQWGGAMEHQTCTSMGFWGSGVISHELAHQWYGDMITCADWHNIWLNEGFATYSEAVYVEAKSGKAAYNTQIIGDMNAARNAQGTLWVQNIEDEWEIFDGNRTYAKGGCVLHMLRGVVGDSTFFDIMRAYSSDPSVSYGVATTEDFQAIAESVYGQSLNYFFQEWVYGENEPTYSVGWNKSFVSGDIYNISLNINQAVNSNPSFFTMPVQIRINTTLGDTTVTLFNNAQTQNFQFQVVGNPGSIVFDPGNWILKNNTIITEVEDINQPFSYSLEQNYPNPFNPNTVISYQLPVTGNVMLKVYDVLGNEVATLVNGQVEAGKHKVEFDASNLNSGVYFYKVESGSFSDTKKMILLK, from the coding sequence ATGTTCAAACAAATCTTCACTGTTGTTCTTTTGTTATCTTCTCTTCTTATCGCTCAGGAAAATTACAGACCCTGGATTAAAAGCGAAAGGGAAAGACACTCACGATCAATTCAAATGGCAAAAGTTATGTATCCGGGCGATACCAAAATTGATGTCACTTACTACGGACTGGACTTAAAGGTAACCTACAACCCAAACTATATTTCTGGAAATGTAACTATTGGTGTAAAGTCGGATACATCTTCACTCAACAACTGCTTCCTCGATCTGAGAAGCTTTCTTATTGTTGATTCGGTATTATTAAACAATACTACTGCACAATACACACATTCTAATAATAAAATTAATATTACATTAGATCATACTTATACTCAGGGAGAACCCTTTACTCTGAAAGTATATTATCGCGGTGTTCCCGACGGTACTGGTTTCGGCGGATTCTTCTTTGGAACACATCAAGGCACACCTGTAATAGGATCTTTAAGTGAATCTTACAGCGGTCCGTACTGGTGGCCGCAGAAAGATACTCCCGGCGACAAAGCCGATTCATCAGATGTTTGGATTACAGTTGCTGATAACTTAGTTCCTGTTTCCAATGGTTCGCTTGAGAGTATTGTGAACAATGGAAACGGCACTCACACATATCACTGGAAAAATCATTACACGATTGCCAACTACCTGATTTCTCTCGCAATCACAAACTATACACAGTACGATACTTACTACCATTACGGACAATCAGATTCGATGGTAATAACGAATTTTATCTATCCTGAAAATTTTAATTACGTAAAACCATTTGTAGATGAAACCGACGAGATGATAGAAGTATTTGCTCAGCGGTATGGTGAGTATCCTTTCATCCAGGAAAAATATGGACACGCAGAATTTCAATGGGGCGGGGCAATGGAACATCAAACCTGTACTTCAATGGGTTTCTGGGGATCGGGAGTTATTTCTCACGAACTTGCTCACCAGTGGTACGGTGATATGATTACCTGCGCTGACTGGCATAACATCTGGCTTAATGAAGGCTTTGCAACTTACTCCGAAGCAGTTTATGTCGAAGCAAAAAGCGGAAAGGCAGCATACAATACCCAAATTATCGGAGATATGAATGCAGCAAGAAACGCTCAGGGAACTTTATGGGTTCAGAATATCGAAGATGAATGGGAAATTTTTGATGGGAACAGAACTTACGCTAAAGGCGGTTGCGTTCTTCATATGCTGAGAGGTGTCGTCGGTGATTCAACTTTCTTTGATATTATGAGAGCTTATAGTTCTGATCCGTCAGTATCTTATGGTGTTGCGACAACTGAAGACTTCCAGGCAATTGCTGAAAGTGTTTATGGTCAGAGTTTAAATTATTTCTTCCAGGAATGGGTTTATGGTGAAAATGAACCGACTTATTCCGTGGGCTGGAATAAATCATTTGTAAGCGGTGATATTTATAATATTTCACTGAATATTAACCAGGCTGTAAATTCAAATCCTTCTTTCTTTACAATGCCTGTGCAGATCAGGATTAATACTACTCTCGGAGATACAACCGTTACTTTGTTTAACAATGCGCAGACTCAGAATTTTCAATTCCAGGTTGTTGGAAATCCGGGGTCAATTGTATTTGATCCCGGTAACTGGATTCTGAAAAACAATACGATCATTACTGAAGTTGAAGATATAAACCAGCCATTCAGTTATAGTCTTGAACAGAATTATCCGAATCCTTTCAATCCAAATACGGTGATCAGTTATCAGTTACCTGTGACCGGTAATGTTATGCTGAAGGTTTACGATGTTCTCGGGAATGAAGTTGCAACACTTGTAAACGGACAGGTTGAAGCTGGCAAGCACAAAGTAGAATTTGATGCAAGCAATCTGAACAGTGGCGTTTACTTTTACAAAGTCGAAAGCGGCAGTTTTTCTGACACAAAGAAAATGATACTATTAAAATAA
- a CDS encoding T9SS type A sorting domain-containing protein, translating to MRLKLSVKSLSYFLISIFMISTTAVNAQQSFSELWDDISETGLVTNGTRYIIPESYRTLELDLQSLLAALAQVPQESSTSVSNSGFLLSLPLPDNSFATFRVVESPVMEEELAVKYPQIKTFLGQGTGKDSDARVRFDITPAGFHAIIFSTEGTVYIDPYSLGETRYYISYYKKNHIPTEERLSLECTLLGADSEFGDHIRQLVAENPFVMTGPQLRTYRTAIATTGEYTIFHGGTVPQGLAAVVTALNRVTGVYENDFAVRMILIANNDLIIYTNPTTDPYTNNDGFAMLSQNQTNLDAVIGSANYDIGHVFSTGGGGVAYLGVVCAGGFKARGVTGLPQPIGDPFYIDYVAHEMGHQYGGNHSFNGSAGACSGGNRNASTAYEPGSGSTIMAYAGICSPQNLQNNSDDYFHNINFVEIVNYTTVGNGNFCPVITNTGNGEPTVTVPAGGFTIPISTPFMLTGSAIDPDGDPLTYCWEEFDLGPAGHPNSPSGNAPIFRSFDPVDVPYRYFPKLSNILSNTQTIGEILPTYTRTLTFRLTVRDNRAGGGGVNYAQMQAINVTNTAGPFLVTQPNTNVNWLGNTVNTVTWDVANTSVAPVNVTQVNILLSTDGGNNFTEVLAANTANDGSEDIFLPNIPTTQARIKVEAVGNVFFDLSNTNFTIEDFIPVELTAFFALNTQNGILLKWTTATENNNSGFSIERSTDKINFHEVVFVNGKGTTTEVNDYEYVDNINIAGTYYYRLKQVDFDGSFTYSNIVEAEVEGPQVFNLSQNYPNPFNPSTMIKFSLPVDSRVAIELFNTLGEKVDELTNRDYSIGNHEINFDASDLSNGIYYYTISANGVDGSSFVSTKKMVLIK from the coding sequence ATGCGATTAAAACTTTCCGTCAAAAGCCTTTCATATTTTTTGATAAGCATATTTATGATTTCCACAACTGCAGTAAATGCTCAGCAGAGCTTTTCCGAATTGTGGGATGATATTTCTGAAACAGGATTAGTTACGAATGGAACACGATATATTATTCCGGAATCATACAGAACACTTGAACTTGATTTGCAGAGTCTATTAGCTGCTCTGGCTCAAGTTCCACAAGAGAGTTCAACAAGTGTAAGTAACTCAGGATTTTTGCTAAGCTTACCATTGCCCGATAATTCATTCGCAACTTTCAGAGTTGTTGAATCGCCTGTCATGGAAGAAGAGCTTGCAGTTAAATATCCGCAGATAAAAACTTTTCTTGGACAAGGAACTGGTAAAGATTCTGATGCACGGGTTCGTTTTGATATCACACCGGCAGGATTTCACGCAATAATTTTTTCTACTGAAGGCACAGTTTATATAGATCCATATTCACTTGGAGAAACACGTTATTACATTTCTTATTATAAGAAAAATCATATCCCAACAGAAGAAAGATTAAGTCTTGAATGCACACTTTTAGGAGCTGATTCAGAATTTGGTGATCATATCAGACAATTAGTTGCAGAAAATCCTTTTGTAATGACTGGTCCCCAATTGAGAACTTACCGGACTGCAATTGCAACTACAGGTGAATATACAATTTTTCACGGCGGTACCGTTCCACAGGGATTGGCTGCTGTTGTTACTGCTCTAAATCGTGTTACAGGAGTTTATGAAAATGATTTTGCTGTAAGAATGATACTCATTGCAAATAACGATCTTATCATTTACACAAATCCTACTACTGATCCATATACCAATAATGATGGATTTGCAATGCTCTCTCAAAATCAAACCAATCTCGATGCAGTTATTGGAAGTGCAAATTATGATATTGGACACGTGTTCAGTACCGGCGGTGGTGGTGTTGCTTATTTAGGTGTTGTATGTGCAGGAGGATTTAAAGCAAGAGGAGTAACCGGTTTACCGCAGCCAATCGGAGATCCGTTTTACATAGATTACGTTGCTCACGAAATGGGACATCAGTACGGTGGAAACCATTCATTCAACGGAAGCGCAGGAGCGTGCAGCGGTGGAAACAGAAATGCTTCGACAGCTTATGAACCGGGAAGCGGAAGTACAATTATGGCTTATGCAGGAATCTGTTCACCGCAAAATCTTCAGAACAACAGTGATGATTATTTTCATAATATTAATTTTGTGGAGATTGTGAACTATACAACAGTTGGAAACGGAAATTTCTGTCCGGTCATAACCAATACAGGAAACGGTGAACCAACCGTTACAGTTCCTGCTGGAGGATTTACAATTCCAATCAGCACCCCGTTTATGCTGACAGGTTCAGCAATAGATCCAGATGGTGATCCACTAACTTATTGCTGGGAAGAATTTGATCTCGGACCTGCAGGACATCCGAATTCACCTTCAGGCAATGCACCGATATTCAGATCTTTCGACCCGGTTGATGTTCCTTACAGATATTTCCCGAAACTTTCAAACATATTAAGTAATACACAGACTATCGGAGAAATTCTACCAACGTATACTCGCACGCTGACTTTCAGATTAACCGTTCGTGATAACCGAGCTGGTGGTGGTGGAGTAAATTATGCTCAGATGCAGGCGATAAATGTTACAAATACAGCTGGACCTTTCCTTGTCACACAGCCAAACACAAATGTTAACTGGCTTGGTAATACAGTGAACACTGTAACCTGGGATGTTGCTAATACTAGCGTTGCGCCTGTTAATGTAACTCAAGTAAATATCTTGCTTTCAACTGACGGCGGAAATAATTTTACTGAAGTTCTCGCAGCAAATACTGCAAACGATGGCTCAGAGGATATTTTCCTTCCGAATATTCCGACAACACAGGCAAGAATAAAAGTAGAAGCCGTTGGCAACGTTTTCTTTGATCTTTCAAATACAAATTTTACGATTGAAGATTTTATTCCGGTTGAACTGACTGCATTCTTTGCGTTGAATACTCAGAATGGAATACTTCTTAAATGGACAACTGCCACAGAAAACAACAACTCAGGATTTTCTATTGAGCGAAGCACAGATAAAATTAATTTCCATGAAGTTGTTTTTGTAAACGGAAAAGGAACAACAACAGAAGTCAACGATTATGAATATGTTGATAATATCAATATAGCAGGAACATATTATTACAGGTTGAAGCAAGTTGATTTTGATGGCTCGTTCACTTATTCAAATATAGTTGAAGCTGAAGTTGAAGGACCGCAGGTGTTCAATCTTTCGCAGAACTATCCAAATCCATTCAATCCATCTACGATGATCAAGTTCTCACTGCCGGTTGATTCCCGTGTGGCAATTGAATTGTTCAACACATTGGGTGAAAAAGTTGACGAGCTGACAAACAGAGACTATAGTATCGGAAATCACGAAATAAACTTTGATGCATCTGATCTTTCGAACGGAATTTATTATTACACAATCAGCGCTAATGGTGTTGATGGCAGTTCGTTCGTTTCAACGAAGAAGATGGTTTTAATCAAGTAA